A window of Panicum virgatum strain AP13 chromosome 8K, P.virgatum_v5, whole genome shotgun sequence contains these coding sequences:
- the LOC120644229 gene encoding 2-(3-amino-3-carboxypropyl)histidine synthase subunit 2-like, producing the protein MEADVGSRYEIPRTAEFLRARAYTRVALQFPDEMLKDAAAVSRALRRELATSGGGGVRVFVMADTAYNSCCVDEVGASHIDAQCVVHYGHTCMSPTSHLPAFFVFGKAPLDIHACATSMLECSRKGNKRILVLYGLEYAYALDDLRRTFEESCKSNSCNPEVQYADVLCSVMSPLSNTAEERSGTSCHKELSIKSDVPTFLNIRCSMECSSSTQKYNLGGVTWNISAQEKMDDYLIFWIGQDNSAFANIVLTFNKCEIVRYDAIKNQLSTDVSHLMKVLRRRYYLVEKAKDANIIGILVGTLGVAGYLHIIEQLKEVIRAAGKKSYTLVMGRPNSAKLANFPECEVFVYVSCAQTALLDSKDFLAPVITPFEAVLAFSRGREWTGEYLMDFKDLITSEKQEVTSASEEARFSFIKGAYVEDNCIQESMELSETSLTLAEVTEKALSIQNQNNDAVLHQGRAMSSIDYLKARSYRGLTGDYEGPAPNSILVGRKGRAAGYNDEKTQSSQ; encoded by the exons ATGGAGGCCGACGTCGGCTCCAGGTACGAGATTCCCCGGACCGCGGAGTTTCTCCGCGCGCGCGCCTACACCAGGGTCGCCCTCCAG TTCCCCGACGAGATGCTCAAGGACGCCGCGGCGGTGTCAAGGGCGCTGCGGCGGGAGCTCGCCacctccggcggcggtggggtcAGGGTGTTCGTGATGGCCGACACGGCGTACAATTCCTGCTGCGTCGACGAGGTGGGCGCGTCACACATCGACGCGCAGTGCGTCGTTCACTACGGTCACACCTGCATGAGCCC AACATCACATTTACCAGCTTTCTTCGTATTCGGGAAGGCACCATTGGATATCCATGCCTGTGCCACCTCAATGCTGGAGTGCTCGAGAAAAGGCAATAAGCGTATTCTG GTTTTATATGGACTAGAGTATGCATATGCACTGGATGACCTTAGACGAACTTTTGAAGAGTCATGTAAATCAAATTCTTGCAATCCTGAAGTCCAGTATGCAGACGTTCTGTGTTCAGTTATGAGCCCATTGTCAAATACTGCAGAGGAAAGGAGTGGAACCTCTTGCCACAAAGAATTGTCGATAAAGAGTGACGTGCCAACATTTCTGAATATTCGTTGTAGCATGGAATGTTCTAGTTCCACACAGAAGTACAATCTTGGTGGTGTTACATGGAATATTTCAGCTCAGGAGAAAATGGATGACTACTTAATATTTTGGATTGGACAAGATAATTCGGCATTTGCCAACATTGTGCTGACCTTCAATAAATGTGAAATAG TTAGATATGACGCAATAAAAAATCAACTCTCAACAGATGTCTCTCATCTTATGAAAGTTCTTAGGAGAAG ATATTACCTTGTGGAGAAGGCAAAGGATGCAAACATTATTGGCATTTTAGTGGGAACTCTGGGTGTTG CTGGTTATCTTCATATAATTGAGCAACTgaaagaagtgatcagggccgCTGGAAAGAAATCTTATACATTGGTCATGGGCCGGCCTAATTCTGCAAAACTTGCAAATTTTCCTGAG TGCGAAGTTTTTGTTTATGTTTCTTGTGCCCAAACTGCTCTGCTGGATAGCAAAGATTTTTTAGCTCCAGTTATTACACCTTTTGAAGCTGTATTAGCTTTTAGCAG GGGAAGAGAGTGGACTGGCGAATATCTTATGGATTTCAAGGATTTGATCACTTCGGAGAAACAGGAAGTTACAAGTGCGTCTGAAGAAGCACGGTTTTCCTTTATCAAAGGTGCCTATGTGGAAGATAACTGCATTCAAG AAAGTATGGAACTGTCAGAAACCTCACTTACATTGGCTGAGGTAACAGAAAAGGCACTAAGCATCCAAAACCAGAACAACGACGCTGTCCTTCACCAAGGAAGAGCAATGTCCTCAATCGACTACCTCAAGGCACGTTCATACCGTGGTTTAACTGGAGATTATGAGGGTCCAGCACCTAATTCAATCTTGGTGGGCAGAAAGGGGAGGGCAGCTGGTTACAATGATGAGAAAACGCAAAGTTCACAATGA